From Salvia splendens isolate huo1 chromosome 3, SspV2, whole genome shotgun sequence, a single genomic window includes:
- the LOC121795839 gene encoding 40S ribosomal protein S13, with protein sequence MGRMHSRGKGISASALPYKRTPPSWLKISSQDVEENICKFAKKGLTPSQIGVILRDSHGIAQVKSVTGSKILRILKGHGLAPEIPEDLYHLIKKAVAIRKHLERNRKDKDSKFRLILVESRIHRLARYYKKTKKLPPVWKYESTTASTLVA encoded by the exons ATGGGACGTATGCACAGCAGAGG TAAGGGTATTTCAGCGTCGGCACTTCCGTACAAGAGGACGCCCCCGAGCTGGCTCAAAATCTCTTCCCAGGAT GTTGAAGAAAACATTTGTAAGTTTGCCAAAAAGGGTTTGACACCATCCCAAATTGGTGTTATTCTTCGTGATTCTCATGGCATTGCCCAGGTGAAGAGTGTCACTGGAAGCAAGATCTTGAGGATTCTCAAGGGACATG GGCTTGCTCCTGAGATTCCTGAGGATTTGTACCACCTCATTAAGAAAGCTGTTGCCATCAGAAAGCATCTAGAGAGGAACAGGAAGGACAAAGATTCCAAGTTCAGGCTCATTCTTGTTGAGAGCAGAATCCACAGACTTGCTCGCTACTATAAGAAGACCAAGAAGCTTCCACCTGTCTGGAAGTA TGAATCTACCACCGCCAGCACTCTCGTGGCCTAG
- the LOC121795838 gene encoding uncharacterized protein LOC121795838 isoform X1 codes for MVLGKRICVGWNRLLLLLPIVILIPHFLSVKELHQQMDSRDVPKEKPKKPDHLIQGPAAGEGLHNRLQCQGTRALNRTQILKFRNNSLPSVHVALVTVFTTYNSTADSRRNELVTVGNMSYNKVERSMAILNVFLNFVQVTMPESHVIILTDPAFDLPLHRDIVTIQPIQGEYSRDKLMLQRIRSYIMFLQTKLEKLKQKQEQVTHFIFTDSDIAVIGDLGEIFSDYPNFDLALTFRNNKDQPLNSGFIAVRGTADGIQRGVAFLQEVLAVYSSKFMQASRMLGDQLALAWVVKSKPNFNMKRFSRGEAFQEMIGGASVLFLPCSLYNWTPPEGAGQFHGMPLDVKVVHFKGSRKRLMLEAWNFLSSHSNLPDMLCLILRSGRTKYDF; via the exons ATGGTGCTGGGAAAGAGAATATGTGTTGGATGGAATCGGTTGCTTTTACTTCTTCCCATTGTTATTTTAATCCCCCACTTTCTATCAG TCAAGGAGCTCCATCAACAAATGGATTCTCGGGATGTACCTAAGGAGAAGccaaagaagcccgatcatctTATTCAAGGACCTGCTGCTGGGGagggacttcacaatcgtttgCAATGCCAAG GAACAAGGGCTCTTAATCGAACACAAATTCTGAAGTTTCGTAATAACTCCCTCCCATCGGTCCATGTAGCTTTAGTCACTGTGTTCACTACTTACAACTCCACTGCTGACAGCAGACGAAATGAATTGGTTACTGTTGGGAACATGTCATACAACAAAGTGGAGAGGTCGATGGCCATTTTGAatgttttcttaaattttgttcag GTAACTATGCCTGAAAGTCATGTTATCATTCTCACTGATCCCGCCTTTGATCTTCCACTGCATAGAGATATCGTCACCATTCAACCAATACAAGGTGAATATTCGAGAGACAAGTTGATGCTTCAAAGAATCAGGTCTTACATT ATGTTTCTACAAACAAAACTTGAGAAGCTGAAACAAAAGCAGGAACAAGTAACTCATTTCATTTTCACGGATTCTGACATAGCAGTAATAGGGGACCTTGGAGAAATATTTTCCGACTATCCTAATTTTGATCTGGCTCTTACATTTCGAAACAACAAAGATCAACCTCTAAATTCAGGATTCATTGCTGTAAGGGGTACTGCTGATGGAATTCAGAG GGGTGTGGCTTTCTTGCAAGAAGTACTAGCAGTTTACAGTTCAAAATTTATGCAAGCTTCTCGAATGCTTGGAGACCAATTAGCTCTTGCATGGGTTGTTAAATCTAAACCAAACTTTAACATGAAAAGGTTCTCCAGAGGAGAAGCTTTCCAAGAGATGATTGGCGGTGCTTCAGTGCTTTTCCTACCATGCTCTCTTTATAACTGGACACCACCCGAAGGTGCAGGCCAATTTCATGGAATGCCATTGGATGTGAAG GTAGTTCATTTCAAAGGATCAAGAAAGCGACTGATGCTCGAGGCGTGGAACTTCCTGTCGTCTCATTCAAACCTCCCTGATATGCTCTGCCTTATCTTGAGAAGTGGAAGAACAAAATATGATTTCTGA
- the LOC121795838 gene encoding uncharacterized protein LOC121795838 isoform X2, which produces MDSRDVPKEKPKKPDHLIQGPAAGEGLHNRLQCQGTRALNRTQILKFRNNSLPSVHVALVTVFTTYNSTADSRRNELVTVGNMSYNKVERSMAILNVFLNFVQVTMPESHVIILTDPAFDLPLHRDIVTIQPIQGEYSRDKLMLQRIRSYIMFLQTKLEKLKQKQEQVTHFIFTDSDIAVIGDLGEIFSDYPNFDLALTFRNNKDQPLNSGFIAVRGTADGIQRGVAFLQEVLAVYSSKFMQASRMLGDQLALAWVVKSKPNFNMKRFSRGEAFQEMIGGASVLFLPCSLYNWTPPEGAGQFHGMPLDVKVVHFKGSRKRLMLEAWNFLSSHSNLPDMLCLILRSGRTKYDF; this is translated from the exons ATGGATTCTCGGGATGTACCTAAGGAGAAGccaaagaagcccgatcatctTATTCAAGGACCTGCTGCTGGGGagggacttcacaatcgtttgCAATGCCAAG GAACAAGGGCTCTTAATCGAACACAAATTCTGAAGTTTCGTAATAACTCCCTCCCATCGGTCCATGTAGCTTTAGTCACTGTGTTCACTACTTACAACTCCACTGCTGACAGCAGACGAAATGAATTGGTTACTGTTGGGAACATGTCATACAACAAAGTGGAGAGGTCGATGGCCATTTTGAatgttttcttaaattttgttcag GTAACTATGCCTGAAAGTCATGTTATCATTCTCACTGATCCCGCCTTTGATCTTCCACTGCATAGAGATATCGTCACCATTCAACCAATACAAGGTGAATATTCGAGAGACAAGTTGATGCTTCAAAGAATCAGGTCTTACATT ATGTTTCTACAAACAAAACTTGAGAAGCTGAAACAAAAGCAGGAACAAGTAACTCATTTCATTTTCACGGATTCTGACATAGCAGTAATAGGGGACCTTGGAGAAATATTTTCCGACTATCCTAATTTTGATCTGGCTCTTACATTTCGAAACAACAAAGATCAACCTCTAAATTCAGGATTCATTGCTGTAAGGGGTACTGCTGATGGAATTCAGAG GGGTGTGGCTTTCTTGCAAGAAGTACTAGCAGTTTACAGTTCAAAATTTATGCAAGCTTCTCGAATGCTTGGAGACCAATTAGCTCTTGCATGGGTTGTTAAATCTAAACCAAACTTTAACATGAAAAGGTTCTCCAGAGGAGAAGCTTTCCAAGAGATGATTGGCGGTGCTTCAGTGCTTTTCCTACCATGCTCTCTTTATAACTGGACACCACCCGAAGGTGCAGGCCAATTTCATGGAATGCCATTGGATGTGAAG GTAGTTCATTTCAAAGGATCAAGAAAGCGACTGATGCTCGAGGCGTGGAACTTCCTGTCGTCTCATTCAAACCTCCCTGATATGCTCTGCCTTATCTTGAGAAGTGGAAGAACAAAATATGATTTCTGA